From the Castor canadensis chromosome 9, mCasCan1.hap1v2, whole genome shotgun sequence genome, one window contains:
- the Idua gene encoding alpha-L-iduronidase isoform X8 yields the protein MGSSEQGLSYNFTHLDSYLDLLKENQLLPGFELMGSPSGHFTDFEDKQQVFEWRDLVSLLARRYIGRYGLEHVSKWNFETWNEPDHHDFDNVTMTTQGFLNYYDACSEGLSTASPALWLGGPGDSFHPPPRSPLCWSLLGHCANGTNFFTGEVGVRLDYISLHKKGAGSSISILEQEEAAVEQIQQLFPKFKDTPIYNDEADPLVGWSLPQSWRTDVTYAAMVVKVIAQHQNLLIANTNSSIRYALLSNDNAFLSYHPHPFSQRTLTARFQVNNTSPPHVQLLRKPVLTGMGLLALLDEEQLWAEVSHAGTVLDSNHTVGILASTHHPKGYAEAWRATVLIYASDDTLTHPNRSIPVTLRLDGVPPGPGLVYVVRYLDNQLCSPDHEWQHMGRPVFPTAKQFRRMRTAEDPVTTAPHPFPSRGHLTLHPKLSLPSLLLVHVCARPSKPPGQVSRLRALPLTQGQLVLVWSDEHVGSKCLWTYEIQFSQDGKVYTPISRKPSTFNLFVFSPDTAMVSGSYRVRALDYWARPGPFSESVPYLEIPAS from the exons AT GGGATCATCTGAGCAGGGCCTGAGCTACAACTTCACCCATCTGGACTCATACCTGGACCTTCTCAAGGAAAATCAGCTCCTCCCTG GATTTGAGCTGATGGGAAGCCCCTCAGGACACTTCACTGACTTTGAGGACAAGCAGCAGGTGTTTGAGTGGAGGGACCTAGTCTCCCTCCTGGCCAGGAGATACATTG GTAGATATGGACTGGAACATGTTTCCAAGTGGAATTTTGAGACCTGGAATGAACCAGATCACCATGATTTTGACAATGTGACCATGACCACACAAG GCTTCCTGAACTACTACGATGCCTGCTCTGAGGGTCTGAGCACTGCCAGCCCTGCCCTGTGGCTGGGCGGCCCTGGTGACTCCTTCCACCCCCCGCCACGGTCACCCCTGTGCTGGAGCCTCCTGGGTCACTGCGCCAATGGCACCAACTTCTTCACTGGTGAGGTGGGTGTGCGGCTGGACTACATCTCCCTGCACAAGAAG GGTGCGGGCAGCTCCATCTCCATCCTGGAGCAGGAGGAGGCAGCAGTGGAGCAGATACAGCAGCTCTTTCCCAAGTTCAAGGACACCCCCATTTATAACGATGAGGCAGACCCTCTGGTGGGCTGGTCACTGCCACAGTCTTGGAGGACAGACGTAACCTATGCAGCCATGGTGGTTAAG GTCATTGCACAGCACCAGAATCTGCTCATCGCTAACACCAACTCCTCCATCCGCTATGCGCTCCTCAGCAATGACAACGCCTTCCTGAGCTACCACCCACACCCCTTTTCCCAGCGTACGCTGACTGCCCGCTTCCAGGTGAACAACACCAGCCCGCCCCATGTACAGCTGTTGCGCAAGCCGGTTCTCACTGGGATGGGACTGCTGGCCCTGCTGG ATGAAGAGCAGCTGTGGGCTGAGGTGTCACATGCTGGAACAGTGTTGGACAGCAACCACACAGTGGGCATCCTGGCCAGCACCCACCACCCCAAGGGCTATGCTGAGGCCTGGCGTGCCACAGTGCTGATCTACGCGAGTGATGACACCCTCACCCACCCCAACCGCAGCATCCCCGTGACACTGCGTCTAGATGGGGTGCCCCCTGGCCCAG GGCTTGTCTATGTTGTGCGTTACCTGGACAACCAGCTTTGTAGCCCGGACCATGAGTGGCAGCACATGGGCCGGCCGGTCTTCCCCACCGCCAAGCAGTTCCGGCGTATGCGCACAGCTGAG GACCCAGTTACCACAGCACCACACCCCTTCCCCTCCAGGGGTCACTTGACATTGCACCCCAAGCTCTCACTGCCCTCACTCCTGCTGGTGCACGTGTGTGCACGCCCCTCAAAGCCACCAGGCCAG GTCAGCCGGCTCCGTGCACTGCCCCTGACACAAGGGCAGCTGGTTCTGGTCTGGTCCGATGAGCATGTAGGCTCCAA GTGCCTGTGGACATATGAGATCCAGTTCTCCCAGGATGGTAAGGTGTACACCCCAATCAGCAGGAAGCCATCAACCTTTAACCTCTTTGTGTTCAGTCCAG ACACTGCCATGGTCTCTGGCTCCTACCGGGTTCGAGCACTGGACTACTGGGCCAGACCAGGACCCTTCTCGGAGTCTGTGCCATACCTGgagatccctgcctcctga
- the Idua gene encoding alpha-L-iduronidase isoform X7, with the protein MPDCLAMRPPRPRVALLALLAAVLAAPPVALAETPHLVRVDAARVLRPLRHFWRSTGFCPPLPHNQADQYDLSWDQQLNLAYIGAVPHGGIEQVRTHWLLDLITVRGSSEQGLSYNFTHLDSYLDLLKENQLLPGFELMGSPSGHFTDFEDKQQVFEWRDLVSLLARRYIGRYGLEHVSKWNFETWNEPDHHDFDNVTMTTQGFLNYYDACSEGLSTASPALWLGGPGDSFHPPPRSPLCWSLLGHCANGTNFFTGEVGVRLDYISLHKKGAGSSISILEQEEAAVEQIQQLFPKFKDTPIYNDEADPLVGWSLPQSWRTDVTYAAMVVKVIAQHQNLLIANTNSSIRYALLSNDNAFLSYHPHPFSQRTLTARFQVNNTSPPHVQLLRKPVLTGMGLLALLDEEQLWAEVSHAGTVLDSNHTVGILASTHHPKGYAEAWRATVLIYASDDTLTHPNRSIPVTLRLDGVPPGPGLVYVVRYLDNQLCSPDHEWQHMGRPVFPTAKQFRRMRTAEDPVTTAPHPFPSRGHLTLHPKLSLPSLLLVHVCARPSKPPGQVSRLRALPLTQGQLVLVWSDEHVGSKCLWTYEIQFSQDGKVYTPISRKPSTFNLFVFSPDTAMVSGSYRVRALDYWARPGPFSESVPYLEIPAS; encoded by the exons ATGCCGGACTGCCTGGCCATGCGCCCCCCGCGTCCCCGCGTCGCGCTGCTTGCGCTCCTGGCCGCGGTCCTGGCCGCGCCCCCCGTGGCCCTGGCCGAGACCCCTCACCTGGTGCGGGTGGACGCGGCCCGCGTGCTGCGGCCCTTGCGGCACTTCTGGAGGAGCACGGGTTTCTG CCCTCCACTGCCGCACAACCAGGCTGACCAGTATGACCTCAGCTGGGACCAGCAACTGAACCTTGCCTACATAGGTGCCGTCCCTCATGGTGGCATTGAGCAGGTCCGGACACATTGGCTGCTGGACCTCATCACAGTCAG GGGATCATCTGAGCAGGGCCTGAGCTACAACTTCACCCATCTGGACTCATACCTGGACCTTCTCAAGGAAAATCAGCTCCTCCCTG GATTTGAGCTGATGGGAAGCCCCTCAGGACACTTCACTGACTTTGAGGACAAGCAGCAGGTGTTTGAGTGGAGGGACCTAGTCTCCCTCCTGGCCAGGAGATACATTG GTAGATATGGACTGGAACATGTTTCCAAGTGGAATTTTGAGACCTGGAATGAACCAGATCACCATGATTTTGACAATGTGACCATGACCACACAAG GCTTCCTGAACTACTACGATGCCTGCTCTGAGGGTCTGAGCACTGCCAGCCCTGCCCTGTGGCTGGGCGGCCCTGGTGACTCCTTCCACCCCCCGCCACGGTCACCCCTGTGCTGGAGCCTCCTGGGTCACTGCGCCAATGGCACCAACTTCTTCACTGGTGAGGTGGGTGTGCGGCTGGACTACATCTCCCTGCACAAGAAG GGTGCGGGCAGCTCCATCTCCATCCTGGAGCAGGAGGAGGCAGCAGTGGAGCAGATACAGCAGCTCTTTCCCAAGTTCAAGGACACCCCCATTTATAACGATGAGGCAGACCCTCTGGTGGGCTGGTCACTGCCACAGTCTTGGAGGACAGACGTAACCTATGCAGCCATGGTGGTTAAG GTCATTGCACAGCACCAGAATCTGCTCATCGCTAACACCAACTCCTCCATCCGCTATGCGCTCCTCAGCAATGACAACGCCTTCCTGAGCTACCACCCACACCCCTTTTCCCAGCGTACGCTGACTGCCCGCTTCCAGGTGAACAACACCAGCCCGCCCCATGTACAGCTGTTGCGCAAGCCGGTTCTCACTGGGATGGGACTGCTGGCCCTGCTGG ATGAAGAGCAGCTGTGGGCTGAGGTGTCACATGCTGGAACAGTGTTGGACAGCAACCACACAGTGGGCATCCTGGCCAGCACCCACCACCCCAAGGGCTATGCTGAGGCCTGGCGTGCCACAGTGCTGATCTACGCGAGTGATGACACCCTCACCCACCCCAACCGCAGCATCCCCGTGACACTGCGTCTAGATGGGGTGCCCCCTGGCCCAG GGCTTGTCTATGTTGTGCGTTACCTGGACAACCAGCTTTGTAGCCCGGACCATGAGTGGCAGCACATGGGCCGGCCGGTCTTCCCCACCGCCAAGCAGTTCCGGCGTATGCGCACAGCTGAG GACCCAGTTACCACAGCACCACACCCCTTCCCCTCCAGGGGTCACTTGACATTGCACCCCAAGCTCTCACTGCCCTCACTCCTGCTGGTGCACGTGTGTGCACGCCCCTCAAAGCCACCAGGCCAG GTCAGCCGGCTCCGTGCACTGCCCCTGACACAAGGGCAGCTGGTTCTGGTCTGGTCCGATGAGCATGTAGGCTCCAA GTGCCTGTGGACATATGAGATCCAGTTCTCCCAGGATGGTAAGGTGTACACCCCAATCAGCAGGAAGCCATCAACCTTTAACCTCTTTGTGTTCAGTCCAG ACACTGCCATGGTCTCTGGCTCCTACCGGGTTCGAGCACTGGACTACTGGGCCAGACCAGGACCCTTCTCGGAGTCTGTGCCATACCTGgagatccctgcctcctga
- the Idua gene encoding alpha-L-iduronidase isoform X3, which translates to MLVPRRFWGTVEVSYPNGYPLFWRTGASPGPFQRLHEAMAAWYPGCGLGIGLQWTPGVSQWRQPPLGSVGPDPALHVPTSLQKSGDPLFLSGRSNVGLEYGLLSYMRTPPPPPRTKLHNSWYKGHFVIHGAGTHCLLGLHSQVPDVWRWLAAGPTEDKPQHSCPVPSPPLPHNQADQYDLSWDQQLNLAYIGAVPHGGIEQVRTHWLLDLITVSRGSSEQGLSYNFTHLDSYLDLLKENQLLPGRYGLEHVSKWNFETWNEPDHHDFDNVTMTTQGFLNYYDACSEGLSTASPALWLGGPGDSFHPPPRSPLCWSLLGHCANGTNFFTGEVGVRLDYISLHKKGAGSSISILEQEEAAVEQIQQLFPKFKDTPIYNDEADPLVGWSLPQSWRTDVTYAAMVVKVIAQHQNLLIANTNSSIRYALLSNDNAFLSYHPHPFSQRTLTARFQVNNTSPPHVQLLRKPVLTGMGLLALLDEEQLWAEVSHAGTVLDSNHTVGILASTHHPKGYAEAWRATVLIYASDDTLTHPNRSIPVTLRLDGVPPGPGLVYVVRYLDNQLCSPDHEWQHMGRPVFPTAKQFRRMRTAEDPVTTAPHPFPSRGHLTLHPKLSLPSLLLVHVCARPSKPPGQVSRLRALPLTQGQLVLVWSDEHVGSKCLWTYEIQFSQDGKVYTPISRKPSTFNLFVFSPDTAMVSGSYRVRALDYWARPGPFSESVPYLEIPAS; encoded by the exons ATGTTGGTTCCACGCCGTTTCTGGGGTACTGTGGAGGTTTCCTACCCGAATGGGTACCCCTTGTTCTGGAGGACTGGCGCCAGCCCTGGGCCTTTCCAGCGGCTCCACGAGGCTATGGCTGCCTGGTATCCAGGCTGTGGGCTCGGAATAGGCCTCCAGTGGACTCCAGGAGTGTCCCAATGGAGGCAGCCTCCACTGGGGTCAGTTGGACCTGACCCAGCCCTGCATGTCCCCACCTCCCTCCAGAAGAGTGGagaccctctttttctctctggcaGGTCAAATGTGGGGTTGGAATATGGTCTTCTGTCCTATATGaggacaccaccaccaccaccaaggacTAAGCTACACAATTCCTGGTATAAGGGTCATTTCGTTATTCATGGGGCAGGCACACACTGTCTGCTGGGCCTGCACAGTCAGGTGCCAGATGTGTGGAGATGGCTTGCTGCAGGCCCCACTGAGGACAAACCACAGCACTCCTGTCCTGTCCCTAGCCCTCCACTGCCGCACAACCAGGCTGACCAGTATGACCTCAGCTGGGACCAGCAACTGAACCTTGCCTACATAGGTGCCGTCCCTCATGGTGGCATTGAGCAGGTCCGGACACATTGGCTGCTGGACCTCATCACAGTCAG CAGGGGATCATCTGAGCAGGGCCTGAGCTACAACTTCACCCATCTGGACTCATACCTGGACCTTCTCAAGGAAAATCAGCTCCTCCCTG GTAGATATGGACTGGAACATGTTTCCAAGTGGAATTTTGAGACCTGGAATGAACCAGATCACCATGATTTTGACAATGTGACCATGACCACACAAG GCTTCCTGAACTACTACGATGCCTGCTCTGAGGGTCTGAGCACTGCCAGCCCTGCCCTGTGGCTGGGCGGCCCTGGTGACTCCTTCCACCCCCCGCCACGGTCACCCCTGTGCTGGAGCCTCCTGGGTCACTGCGCCAATGGCACCAACTTCTTCACTGGTGAGGTGGGTGTGCGGCTGGACTACATCTCCCTGCACAAGAAG GGTGCGGGCAGCTCCATCTCCATCCTGGAGCAGGAGGAGGCAGCAGTGGAGCAGATACAGCAGCTCTTTCCCAAGTTCAAGGACACCCCCATTTATAACGATGAGGCAGACCCTCTGGTGGGCTGGTCACTGCCACAGTCTTGGAGGACAGACGTAACCTATGCAGCCATGGTGGTTAAG GTCATTGCACAGCACCAGAATCTGCTCATCGCTAACACCAACTCCTCCATCCGCTATGCGCTCCTCAGCAATGACAACGCCTTCCTGAGCTACCACCCACACCCCTTTTCCCAGCGTACGCTGACTGCCCGCTTCCAGGTGAACAACACCAGCCCGCCCCATGTACAGCTGTTGCGCAAGCCGGTTCTCACTGGGATGGGACTGCTGGCCCTGCTGG ATGAAGAGCAGCTGTGGGCTGAGGTGTCACATGCTGGAACAGTGTTGGACAGCAACCACACAGTGGGCATCCTGGCCAGCACCCACCACCCCAAGGGCTATGCTGAGGCCTGGCGTGCCACAGTGCTGATCTACGCGAGTGATGACACCCTCACCCACCCCAACCGCAGCATCCCCGTGACACTGCGTCTAGATGGGGTGCCCCCTGGCCCAG GGCTTGTCTATGTTGTGCGTTACCTGGACAACCAGCTTTGTAGCCCGGACCATGAGTGGCAGCACATGGGCCGGCCGGTCTTCCCCACCGCCAAGCAGTTCCGGCGTATGCGCACAGCTGAG GACCCAGTTACCACAGCACCACACCCCTTCCCCTCCAGGGGTCACTTGACATTGCACCCCAAGCTCTCACTGCCCTCACTCCTGCTGGTGCACGTGTGTGCACGCCCCTCAAAGCCACCAGGCCAG GTCAGCCGGCTCCGTGCACTGCCCCTGACACAAGGGCAGCTGGTTCTGGTCTGGTCCGATGAGCATGTAGGCTCCAA GTGCCTGTGGACATATGAGATCCAGTTCTCCCAGGATGGTAAGGTGTACACCCCAATCAGCAGGAAGCCATCAACCTTTAACCTCTTTGTGTTCAGTCCAG ACACTGCCATGGTCTCTGGCTCCTACCGGGTTCGAGCACTGGACTACTGGGCCAGACCAGGACCCTTCTCGGAGTCTGTGCCATACCTGgagatccctgcctcctga
- the Idua gene encoding alpha-L-iduronidase isoform X4, giving the protein MLVPRRFWGTVEVSYPNGYPLFWRTGASPGPFQRLHEAMAAWYPGCGLGIGLQWTPGVSQWRQPPLGSVGPDPALHVPTSLQKSGDPLFLSGRSNVGLEYGLLSYMRTPPPPPRTKLHNSWYKGHFVIHGAGTHCLLGLHSQVPDVWRWLAAGPTEDKPQHSCPVPSPPLPHNQADQYDLSWDQQLNLAYIGAVPHGGIEQVRTHWLLDLITVRGSSEQGLSYNFTHLDSYLDLLKENQLLPGRYGLEHVSKWNFETWNEPDHHDFDNVTMTTQGFLNYYDACSEGLSTASPALWLGGPGDSFHPPPRSPLCWSLLGHCANGTNFFTGEVGVRLDYISLHKKGAGSSISILEQEEAAVEQIQQLFPKFKDTPIYNDEADPLVGWSLPQSWRTDVTYAAMVVKVIAQHQNLLIANTNSSIRYALLSNDNAFLSYHPHPFSQRTLTARFQVNNTSPPHVQLLRKPVLTGMGLLALLDEEQLWAEVSHAGTVLDSNHTVGILASTHHPKGYAEAWRATVLIYASDDTLTHPNRSIPVTLRLDGVPPGPGLVYVVRYLDNQLCSPDHEWQHMGRPVFPTAKQFRRMRTAEDPVTTAPHPFPSRGHLTLHPKLSLPSLLLVHVCARPSKPPGQVSRLRALPLTQGQLVLVWSDEHVGSKCLWTYEIQFSQDGKVYTPISRKPSTFNLFVFSPDTAMVSGSYRVRALDYWARPGPFSESVPYLEIPAS; this is encoded by the exons ATGTTGGTTCCACGCCGTTTCTGGGGTACTGTGGAGGTTTCCTACCCGAATGGGTACCCCTTGTTCTGGAGGACTGGCGCCAGCCCTGGGCCTTTCCAGCGGCTCCACGAGGCTATGGCTGCCTGGTATCCAGGCTGTGGGCTCGGAATAGGCCTCCAGTGGACTCCAGGAGTGTCCCAATGGAGGCAGCCTCCACTGGGGTCAGTTGGACCTGACCCAGCCCTGCATGTCCCCACCTCCCTCCAGAAGAGTGGagaccctctttttctctctggcaGGTCAAATGTGGGGTTGGAATATGGTCTTCTGTCCTATATGaggacaccaccaccaccaccaaggacTAAGCTACACAATTCCTGGTATAAGGGTCATTTCGTTATTCATGGGGCAGGCACACACTGTCTGCTGGGCCTGCACAGTCAGGTGCCAGATGTGTGGAGATGGCTTGCTGCAGGCCCCACTGAGGACAAACCACAGCACTCCTGTCCTGTCCCTAGCCCTCCACTGCCGCACAACCAGGCTGACCAGTATGACCTCAGCTGGGACCAGCAACTGAACCTTGCCTACATAGGTGCCGTCCCTCATGGTGGCATTGAGCAGGTCCGGACACATTGGCTGCTGGACCTCATCACAGTCAG GGGATCATCTGAGCAGGGCCTGAGCTACAACTTCACCCATCTGGACTCATACCTGGACCTTCTCAAGGAAAATCAGCTCCTCCCTG GTAGATATGGACTGGAACATGTTTCCAAGTGGAATTTTGAGACCTGGAATGAACCAGATCACCATGATTTTGACAATGTGACCATGACCACACAAG GCTTCCTGAACTACTACGATGCCTGCTCTGAGGGTCTGAGCACTGCCAGCCCTGCCCTGTGGCTGGGCGGCCCTGGTGACTCCTTCCACCCCCCGCCACGGTCACCCCTGTGCTGGAGCCTCCTGGGTCACTGCGCCAATGGCACCAACTTCTTCACTGGTGAGGTGGGTGTGCGGCTGGACTACATCTCCCTGCACAAGAAG GGTGCGGGCAGCTCCATCTCCATCCTGGAGCAGGAGGAGGCAGCAGTGGAGCAGATACAGCAGCTCTTTCCCAAGTTCAAGGACACCCCCATTTATAACGATGAGGCAGACCCTCTGGTGGGCTGGTCACTGCCACAGTCTTGGAGGACAGACGTAACCTATGCAGCCATGGTGGTTAAG GTCATTGCACAGCACCAGAATCTGCTCATCGCTAACACCAACTCCTCCATCCGCTATGCGCTCCTCAGCAATGACAACGCCTTCCTGAGCTACCACCCACACCCCTTTTCCCAGCGTACGCTGACTGCCCGCTTCCAGGTGAACAACACCAGCCCGCCCCATGTACAGCTGTTGCGCAAGCCGGTTCTCACTGGGATGGGACTGCTGGCCCTGCTGG ATGAAGAGCAGCTGTGGGCTGAGGTGTCACATGCTGGAACAGTGTTGGACAGCAACCACACAGTGGGCATCCTGGCCAGCACCCACCACCCCAAGGGCTATGCTGAGGCCTGGCGTGCCACAGTGCTGATCTACGCGAGTGATGACACCCTCACCCACCCCAACCGCAGCATCCCCGTGACACTGCGTCTAGATGGGGTGCCCCCTGGCCCAG GGCTTGTCTATGTTGTGCGTTACCTGGACAACCAGCTTTGTAGCCCGGACCATGAGTGGCAGCACATGGGCCGGCCGGTCTTCCCCACCGCCAAGCAGTTCCGGCGTATGCGCACAGCTGAG GACCCAGTTACCACAGCACCACACCCCTTCCCCTCCAGGGGTCACTTGACATTGCACCCCAAGCTCTCACTGCCCTCACTCCTGCTGGTGCACGTGTGTGCACGCCCCTCAAAGCCACCAGGCCAG GTCAGCCGGCTCCGTGCACTGCCCCTGACACAAGGGCAGCTGGTTCTGGTCTGGTCCGATGAGCATGTAGGCTCCAA GTGCCTGTGGACATATGAGATCCAGTTCTCCCAGGATGGTAAGGTGTACACCCCAATCAGCAGGAAGCCATCAACCTTTAACCTCTTTGTGTTCAGTCCAG ACACTGCCATGGTCTCTGGCTCCTACCGGGTTCGAGCACTGGACTACTGGGCCAGACCAGGACCCTTCTCGGAGTCTGTGCCATACCTGgagatccctgcctcctga
- the Idua gene encoding alpha-L-iduronidase isoform X6: protein MPDCLAMRPPRPRVALLALLAAVLAAPPVALAETPHLVRVDAARVLRPLRHFWRSTGFCPPLPHNQADQYDLSWDQQLNLAYIGAVPHGGIEQVRTHWLLDLITVSRGSSEQGLSYNFTHLDSYLDLLKENQLLPGFELMGSPSGHFTDFEDKQQVFEWRDLVSLLARRYIGRYGLEHVSKWNFETWNEPDHHDFDNVTMTTQGFLNYYDACSEGLSTASPALWLGGPGDSFHPPPRSPLCWSLLGHCANGTNFFTGEVGVRLDYISLHKKGAGSSISILEQEEAAVEQIQQLFPKFKDTPIYNDEADPLVGWSLPQSWRTDVTYAAMVVKVIAQHQNLLIANTNSSIRYALLSNDNAFLSYHPHPFSQRTLTARFQVNNTSPPHVQLLRKPVLTGMGLLALLDEEQLWAEVSHAGTVLDSNHTVGILASTHHPKGYAEAWRATVLIYASDDTLTHPNRSIPVTLRLDGVPPGPGLVYVVRYLDNQLCSPDHEWQHMGRPVFPTAKQFRRMRTAEDPVTTAPHPFPSRGHLTLHPKLSLPSLLLVHVCARPSKPPGQVSRLRALPLTQGQLVLVWSDEHVGSKCLWTYEIQFSQDGKVYTPISRKPSTFNLFVFSPDTAMVSGSYRVRALDYWARPGPFSESVPYLEIPAS, encoded by the exons ATGCCGGACTGCCTGGCCATGCGCCCCCCGCGTCCCCGCGTCGCGCTGCTTGCGCTCCTGGCCGCGGTCCTGGCCGCGCCCCCCGTGGCCCTGGCCGAGACCCCTCACCTGGTGCGGGTGGACGCGGCCCGCGTGCTGCGGCCCTTGCGGCACTTCTGGAGGAGCACGGGTTTCTG CCCTCCACTGCCGCACAACCAGGCTGACCAGTATGACCTCAGCTGGGACCAGCAACTGAACCTTGCCTACATAGGTGCCGTCCCTCATGGTGGCATTGAGCAGGTCCGGACACATTGGCTGCTGGACCTCATCACAGTCAG CAGGGGATCATCTGAGCAGGGCCTGAGCTACAACTTCACCCATCTGGACTCATACCTGGACCTTCTCAAGGAAAATCAGCTCCTCCCTG GATTTGAGCTGATGGGAAGCCCCTCAGGACACTTCACTGACTTTGAGGACAAGCAGCAGGTGTTTGAGTGGAGGGACCTAGTCTCCCTCCTGGCCAGGAGATACATTG GTAGATATGGACTGGAACATGTTTCCAAGTGGAATTTTGAGACCTGGAATGAACCAGATCACCATGATTTTGACAATGTGACCATGACCACACAAG GCTTCCTGAACTACTACGATGCCTGCTCTGAGGGTCTGAGCACTGCCAGCCCTGCCCTGTGGCTGGGCGGCCCTGGTGACTCCTTCCACCCCCCGCCACGGTCACCCCTGTGCTGGAGCCTCCTGGGTCACTGCGCCAATGGCACCAACTTCTTCACTGGTGAGGTGGGTGTGCGGCTGGACTACATCTCCCTGCACAAGAAG GGTGCGGGCAGCTCCATCTCCATCCTGGAGCAGGAGGAGGCAGCAGTGGAGCAGATACAGCAGCTCTTTCCCAAGTTCAAGGACACCCCCATTTATAACGATGAGGCAGACCCTCTGGTGGGCTGGTCACTGCCACAGTCTTGGAGGACAGACGTAACCTATGCAGCCATGGTGGTTAAG GTCATTGCACAGCACCAGAATCTGCTCATCGCTAACACCAACTCCTCCATCCGCTATGCGCTCCTCAGCAATGACAACGCCTTCCTGAGCTACCACCCACACCCCTTTTCCCAGCGTACGCTGACTGCCCGCTTCCAGGTGAACAACACCAGCCCGCCCCATGTACAGCTGTTGCGCAAGCCGGTTCTCACTGGGATGGGACTGCTGGCCCTGCTGG ATGAAGAGCAGCTGTGGGCTGAGGTGTCACATGCTGGAACAGTGTTGGACAGCAACCACACAGTGGGCATCCTGGCCAGCACCCACCACCCCAAGGGCTATGCTGAGGCCTGGCGTGCCACAGTGCTGATCTACGCGAGTGATGACACCCTCACCCACCCCAACCGCAGCATCCCCGTGACACTGCGTCTAGATGGGGTGCCCCCTGGCCCAG GGCTTGTCTATGTTGTGCGTTACCTGGACAACCAGCTTTGTAGCCCGGACCATGAGTGGCAGCACATGGGCCGGCCGGTCTTCCCCACCGCCAAGCAGTTCCGGCGTATGCGCACAGCTGAG GACCCAGTTACCACAGCACCACACCCCTTCCCCTCCAGGGGTCACTTGACATTGCACCCCAAGCTCTCACTGCCCTCACTCCTGCTGGTGCACGTGTGTGCACGCCCCTCAAAGCCACCAGGCCAG GTCAGCCGGCTCCGTGCACTGCCCCTGACACAAGGGCAGCTGGTTCTGGTCTGGTCCGATGAGCATGTAGGCTCCAA GTGCCTGTGGACATATGAGATCCAGTTCTCCCAGGATGGTAAGGTGTACACCCCAATCAGCAGGAAGCCATCAACCTTTAACCTCTTTGTGTTCAGTCCAG ACACTGCCATGGTCTCTGGCTCCTACCGGGTTCGAGCACTGGACTACTGGGCCAGACCAGGACCCTTCTCGGAGTCTGTGCCATACCTGgagatccctgcctcctga